A single genomic interval of Piliocolobus tephrosceles isolate RC106 chromosome 7, ASM277652v3, whole genome shotgun sequence harbors:
- the LY6L gene encoding lymphocyte antigen 6L, which yields MEGLVLALCALPLAAASAGYATTPARNLSCYQCFKVSSWRQCPPTSCSPLDQVCISNEVVIYFKWSVHTLLSKRCAPRCPNTNMKFEWSPAPSVQGVITRRCCAGALCNRAPTPQEGRWALQGGLLLQVGLGLLGALL from the exons ATGGAGGGGCTCGTCCTAGCCCTGTGTGCCCTCCCGCTGGCTGCCGCGTCTGCTGGCTACGCCACGACGCCAG CTCGGAACCTGAGCTGCTACCAGTGCTTCAAGGTGAGCAGCTGGAGGCAGTGTCCACCCACCTCGTGCAGCCCGCTGGACCAAGTCTGCATCTCCAACGAGGTGGTCATCTATTTTA AATGGAGCGTACACACCCTGCTCAGCAAACGCTGTGCTCCCAGATGTCCCAACACCAACATGAAGTTTGAATGGTCCCCGGCCCCCTCGGTGCAAGGCGTGATTACTAGGCGCTGCTGTGCTGGGGCTCTCTGCAACAGGGCACCGACCCCACAGGAGGGGCGCTGGGCCCTGCAAGGGGGGCTCCTGCTCCAGGTGGGCCTCGGCCTCCTCGGGGCCCTGTTGTGA